One Candidatus Limnocylindrales bacterium genomic window, AAGGAGATTAAGAAGTACAAAAGTTGTCGCCAGTAGCATGGCCCCACCTTGAACGGCCGGAAAGTCCCGGGCTTGAACGGCCAGAACCAGCCATCGTCCCACCCCCGGCCAGGCAAATATGGTCTCGGTCAGAATCGCTCCACCCAGGAGAAATCCCAATTGTAAGCCGGTTACCGTGATAATAGGAATCAGAGCGTTACGAAGGGCATGTTTATAAATTACCCATCGCTCTGAAAGGCCTTTAGCATAGGCAGTTCGGATGAACTCTTGCTGGAGAACCTCCAGCATACTTGAACGGGTCATGCGGGCAATGAGGGATAGGGGGATGGTTCCCAGAGCAACGGCAGGAAGAATCAGATGCCAGAGGGTGTCCTTGAGAGCGGCCCAGTTCCCGGTCAGCAGGCTATCTACGATATAAAAATTGGTTATTGTCTGTAACGAAAGCTGGGGATTAAGACGACCGGAGACCGGAAACCAACCCAGGTTAACGGAGAAAACGAGAATGAGAAGCAACCCAAGCCAAAAAATAGGCATAGAAGCCCCCATCAGGGCGCCGATCATGGTACCATAATCCAGGAAAGAATACCGTCGGGTTGAAGAAACAATCCCGGCCAATGTACCCAATGTTGTGGCAAAGATCATGCTGGCTATGGCCAATTCCATGGTGGCCGGAAATCGGTTCTTGATCTCTACAACGATCTTCTCTCGGGTTTTGATGGATCGCCCCAGGTCACCTTGCAAAACCCCCTTCAAAAACCGCCCATACTGAATGTACCACGGTTTATCTAATCCCAATTCTCGCCGAAGCTCGGCTAAAGCCTGTTCAGAGGCTCGCTCACCCAGCATAATCCGTGCGGGGTCTCCCGGCGTTGCACGCAGGGTTAAAAAGACAAGAAAGGATATTCCCAGCAAGGTTGGAATGGTGGTCAGAAGGCGGTGGAGTATCTCTTGTAGCATTTTCTAACTTCCTCAAGTATTCAACACTTCGATCCTTATCTATCGAGAATTCACATTGGAGAAGCCTAATTCCAACAACATGTGACAGGAAACACAGACCAGCTTATTTTCTAGAGCTTTATCTTCTGCAATAGAATAAACAACCAGTTGATGGCAGCGCTCACAGGAAACTACCGGCCGTGAGAAGTCTACCTCGGTTTCTGGAAGATCCCCTAAGGATAGTTCTTTCCCCAATGCCCGGGTGAAAGGCTCAAAGGTGGTGTAACAATTTGCACAGACATGGTTGAAACAACAGGAAGGACTACAGGTATAGGCTACCTCCTGAGAATTACAGCCAGGACAGGCAATGGTAAGAGGGAGAAGTTTCATATTTTCGTCCATTGTCCGTTGTCCGTTGTGTTTTGGTTTTTTAATAGGGATCCTTAGCTGAATGCGTAGGGGGCATAGGTACCAGGATAAGAATAGGGTCCATGAGGCGGGCCCCCTTAATGTCAAACAAGACGTTTACCCTACTAACCTTCCCCTGCTTTGCAAGAGAAGGAACTTTGAAGCGAAGTTCCCTTCCCTGTTAAACGGGGGAGGGACCGGGTGAGGCGCCTTAACCTGGTGCCTATGGGAACAAGAGGGATTAGGTTCGAAAAACTTACCCCACAAAGCTTCTGCCTCTCCGTGAATCGGGAGAAAACCCATCCGATTTTGTTTTAAAGATTATGATTACAAAATGATAACGGGCAACGGACAACAGGCCTCTATGAGAGTTTATATCCAAGCTTCCTTAAAAGTTCTTTCCTTGCTTTAATATCCTCTTCCGTTTCAATTCCTTTGGATTTAAATCCGTCTATGACCCCTATGATACCTCGCCCCTGTTCTGTTTCGGCAACCAGAACCTCCAGAGGATTGGCGGTGGCGCAGAAAATCCGGCATACTTCTGGAACGTTTTTAATGGCATTGAGAACGTTGATGGGAAAAGCATCTTTCATAAAGACGATAAAGGAGTGACCACAGGCCAGGGAATAGGCATTATTTTTAGCCAGCTCAATGAGTTCAGGGTCGGTTCCACTGAATCGCACCAGGCAAGGACCCGAAGATTCACAGAAAGCTATTCCGAACTTAATACCGGGTACTGTATTGACCATCACTTCATGGATATCTTCTACAGTTTTGATAAAATGACTCTGGCCTAAAATCAGGTTCACATTTTCCGGTTTTTGAATTCGAACGGTTTTAATTTCCATTTCTAAAGGCAACCTCCTTTCCCTGAAAGATCAGGCCTTTGCTATCAGGCAGTATTGGAACCCTGCAGGGTTTCGTCGCGCTGCCACAAACGATCTATCGACCACACTCCTCCTCCAGCCACAGCCAGGTAAAGAAACACGAAACAATAGAGTGCTGCCAGCTCTCCTCTGTTCAAGAGAGGCCAGAATCCCTGGGGTAAATGTACTTTAAAATAGGCTACGACCATTTCTCCTGCCAGGATAAATGCTACCGGTCTGGTGAACAACCCCAGCAGAATGAACAGTCCACCGAAGAATTCCAAAATTCCGGCTACCCACAACAATGACATCAGAGGAGGTAAGCCACCTTGCGGAGCAGTCGGTATGCCAAAAAGTTTCTGACTCCCATGCTGCATAAAAAGTAATGCTATAACAATTCGCATGATACTGAGCAGGTATGGCGACCAGGTTGCGTAAAAGGATTTTGAATTGGTCATAAAGTCCCTCCTATCTCTCTAAGAAGAGCGTCTTATTGGATTATGGAAAAACCAATACTGGTTGCATCGGGAGATAATATACAGCTTTTGTAACCCCATTGTGAATAACCAACCCAGAGCCCTCAGAACTGCAAGCCAATAGGGTGTTTGCATAAGCTATTGGATTGTATCGGCAGTCCTTTACGTCAGGATCAAGAGCCAAAATTGAATAATTATATCCTTTTCCTAATGAAGAATTTAATATTTTCATAGGCAACGTAACTATAACAATTTAGTTGGTAGGTGTCATTTTTTCTGTCTGAACACCCCCCTGGCCCCCTCCAGGGGGGACTTCGATCAGGAGCCATTCCCCCTTAAGTCCCCCCTGGAGGGGGGCCAGGGGGGTGTTTCTTTTTCCACCTACTAAATTGATACGGATACATAGGCAACCCTCCAAACGCATAATTTGCCTGCTGGAATAGTTTGGGAGTCAACAATCAGTTCATCACTAACTAACCCTGACCTGACGCCTATCGATTGACAAAGAAGTACGCTGCTAAAGTGAATTTGTACCCGTTATGGATTCATTTTAATATCTATGAGTTCTACCCGTTCCCTGGTCTCGAGATCAATCTCTAATATCGGACCTATACCTGGGGCATAGTACTTGTTTTCCTCA contains:
- a CDS encoding ABC transporter permease — translated: MLQEILHRLLTTIPTLLGISFLVFLTLRATPGDPARIMLGERASEQALAELRRELGLDKPWYIQYGRFLKGVLQGDLGRSIKTREKIVVEIKNRFPATMELAIASMIFATTLGTLAGIVSSTRRYSFLDYGTMIGALMGASMPIFWLGLLLILVFSVNLGWFPVSGRLNPQLSLQTITNFYIVDSLLTGNWAALKDTLWHLILPAVALGTIPLSLIARMTRSSMLEVLQQEFIRTAYAKGLSERWVIYKHALRNALIPIITVTGLQLGFLLGGAILTETIFAWPGVGRWLVLAVQARDFPAVQGGAMLLATTFVLLNLLVDLLYAYVDPRIKG
- a CDS encoding adenosine-specific kinase, translating into MEIKTVRIQKPENVNLILGQSHFIKTVEDIHEVMVNTVPGIKFGIAFCESSGPCLVRFSGTDPELIELAKNNAYSLACGHSFIVFMKDAFPINVLNAIKNVPEVCRIFCATANPLEVLVAETEQGRGIIGVIDGFKSKGIETEEDIKARKELLRKLGYKLS
- a CDS encoding DoxX family protein; this translates as MTNSKSFYATWSPYLLSIMRIVIALLFMQHGSQKLFGIPTAPQGGLPPLMSLLWVAGILEFFGGLFILLGLFTRPVAFILAGEMVVAYFKVHLPQGFWPLLNRGELAALYCFVFLYLAVAGGGVWSIDRLWQRDETLQGSNTA